One window of Sulfuricaulis sp. genomic DNA carries:
- the pyrH gene encoding UMP kinase, whose translation MTSASGVPAYRRVLLKLSGEALMGSDAYGINREVLARVASEIKAVVATGIQLAIVIGGGNIFRGIAPSAQGMDRASADYMGMLATVINSLAMQDALDKAEVPVRVQSALRVDQVVEPYVRRRAIRHLEQGRVVIFAAGTGNPFFTTDTAATLRGMEIGADIVLKATKVDGVYDRDPVKHADARRFETISYDEVLDQRLGVMDAASIALCREQNLQVRVFSIHKAGNLMRVCRGENIGTLVKGA comes from the coding sequence TTGACGAGCGCATCCGGGGTCCCCGCCTACCGCCGCGTGCTCCTCAAGCTCTCCGGCGAGGCGCTGATGGGTTCCGATGCCTACGGGATCAATCGCGAAGTGCTGGCGCGCGTCGCCTCCGAAATCAAAGCGGTTGTCGCCACCGGTATTCAGCTCGCCATCGTAATTGGTGGTGGTAATATTTTTCGGGGTATTGCTCCCTCGGCTCAAGGCATGGACCGGGCCTCAGCCGATTACATGGGCATGCTCGCCACCGTGATCAATTCACTGGCTATGCAGGACGCGCTGGATAAGGCGGAAGTTCCCGTGCGCGTACAGTCGGCCCTGCGGGTCGACCAGGTGGTGGAACCCTACGTGCGCCGCCGTGCGATACGGCATCTCGAGCAGGGGCGCGTGGTGATCTTCGCGGCCGGTACCGGCAATCCTTTCTTCACCACCGACACCGCGGCAACGCTGCGCGGCATGGAAATTGGCGCGGATATCGTGCTCAAGGCTACCAAGGTGGACGGCGTGTACGATCGCGATCCGGTAAAGCACGCCGACGCCAGACGTTTCGAAACCATCAGCTATGACGAGGTTTTGGACCAGCGGCTGGGCGTGATGGACGCCGCCTCGATTGCCTTGTGTCGCGAGCAGAATTTGCAAGTACGGGTGTTCAGCATTCATAAGGCCGGCAATCTGATGCGGGTTTGCCGGGGAGAAAATATCGGCACACTGGTAAAAGGAGCTTAG
- the frr gene encoding ribosome recycling factor — translation MTQSVDSIKKDAETRMAKSVETLKNDLGKIRTGRAHPGLLENVRVDYYGNKAPLNQVANVSAADARTLTVTPYDKGQAAAIEKAIRESDLGLNPMSTGGVIRVPLPALTEERRKELSKHARAEGENTKVAIRNVRRDSNQHLKDALKKKLITEDDDKRAEEAVQKFTDRFIGEVDKLVTDKEKDIMQV, via the coding sequence ATGACGCAATCGGTGGATAGCATTAAAAAGGACGCGGAGACGCGTATGGCGAAGTCGGTGGAGACGCTGAAGAACGATTTGGGAAAGATCCGTACCGGCCGGGCCCATCCTGGACTGCTCGAGAACGTGCGCGTGGATTACTACGGCAACAAGGCGCCCCTGAACCAGGTGGCCAACGTCTCAGCCGCGGATGCCCGCACCCTGACGGTGACGCCTTACGACAAGGGCCAGGCCGCGGCGATCGAAAAGGCCATCCGCGAATCCGATCTGGGCCTGAACCCCATGTCGACGGGCGGCGTTATCCGCGTGCCTCTGCCGGCGTTGACCGAGGAACGGCGCAAGGAACTCTCCAAGCACGCGCGTGCCGAAGGCGAGAACACCAAGGTAGCCATTCGCAATGTCCGTCGCGATTCCAACCAGCATCTTAAGGACGCCCTGAAGAAAAAGCTTATCACCGAGGACGATGACAAGCGCGCGGAAGAGGCGGTGCAGAAGTTCACGGACCGTTTTATCGGCGAGGTGGACAAGCTGGTGACGGACAAGGAAAAGGACATCATGCAGGTGTAA
- the uppS gene encoding polyprenyl diphosphate synthase, producing the protein MDKTGNNDTAAKLAAQSDTPRHVAVIMDGNGRWAKSRGLPRIAGHRKGVERVRDMVSDCVEKGIKHLTLFAFSSENWRRPPQEVQLLMDLFLNALENEIKKLHKNNVRFRVIGDSARFGEKITSRIQQSEILTRDNQALVLTIAANYGGRWDIAQACAQLASRAVRGEIDPATITEASIEPFLSLAGVPEPDLFIRTGGEQRISNFLLWQLAYSEMYFTPVLWPDFDRAQFEQALASYAGRQRRFGLTGDQIEAARHA; encoded by the coding sequence ATGGATAAGACCGGCAATAACGACACGGCGGCGAAGCTGGCGGCGCAATCCGATACCCCGCGTCACGTGGCGGTCATCATGGACGGCAACGGTCGCTGGGCCAAGAGTCGTGGATTACCGCGCATTGCCGGCCACCGCAAGGGCGTCGAGCGCGTGCGCGACATGGTGTCGGACTGTGTAGAAAAAGGAATCAAGCACCTCACGCTTTTTGCTTTTAGCAGTGAGAATTGGCGCCGCCCGCCGCAGGAAGTCCAGCTGCTCATGGATCTGTTCCTGAATGCGCTGGAGAACGAGATCAAGAAGCTGCACAAAAATAATGTCCGTTTCCGTGTCATCGGCGATAGCGCGCGTTTTGGCGAGAAAATCACCTCGCGCATCCAACAGTCGGAAATTCTGACGCGGGACAATCAGGCGCTGGTGCTTACGATTGCCGCCAATTACGGTGGGCGCTGGGACATCGCCCAAGCGTGCGCGCAACTGGCAAGCCGCGCCGTACGCGGTGAGATCGATCCCGCCACTATCACAGAAGCGAGCATCGAACCCTTCCTCAGTTTGGCCGGAGTTCCGGAGCCAGATCTTTTTATTCGCACCGGAGGCGAGCAGCGCATCAGCAATTTTCTATTGTGGCAGCTTGCCTACTCCGAGATGTATTTCACACCGGTCCTGTGGCCGGATTTCGATCGCGCACAATTCGAGCAGGCGCTAGCCTCGTATGCCGGGCGCCAGCGTCGTTTCGGTCTGACCGGTGATCAGATCGAAGCTGCGCGTCATGCTTAA
- a CDS encoding phosphatidate cytidylyltransferase, with protein MIRSKLRVMLKQRILTAIILVPLLVAALFTLSISWITLIFAVFVAAAAWEWAGLSGLRRFSAKIAYVTCLLLFGALGMNVIQLQDELIVSLLAAAVLWWLWASIELISRPNAAKGMFETLAGRLVGGFLVLVPLWIASIHLLATDVDKPRMLLFLFVLVWVADTAAYFAGSLMGRTKLAPHISPGKTVEGVAGGVLGVVLLAWLCGTMLWQFEGALLAMWTGLAALTALFSVVGDLTESKLKRIAGVKDSGKLLPGHGGVLDRIDALTAAAPVFALGAILLLK; from the coding sequence GTGATCAGATCGAAGCTGCGCGTCATGCTTAAGCAGCGCATACTGACAGCCATTATTCTCGTCCCGCTGCTGGTGGCGGCGCTGTTCACTCTCTCCATTTCGTGGATTACCCTGATATTCGCTGTCTTCGTGGCGGCTGCAGCGTGGGAGTGGGCCGGATTATCCGGCCTGAGGCGCTTCTCTGCCAAGATCGCGTATGTGACCTGCCTTTTGCTGTTTGGTGCGTTGGGGATGAATGTCATACAGCTCCAGGATGAACTGATCGTTTCACTCCTGGCTGCGGCGGTGTTGTGGTGGCTGTGGGCGTCAATTGAACTCATTAGCCGACCGAATGCTGCCAAAGGAATGTTCGAGACGCTGGCCGGCCGGCTTGTTGGTGGCTTTCTGGTTCTTGTCCCCTTGTGGATTGCATCGATTCATCTGCTGGCGACAGATGTGGATAAACCGCGGATGCTGTTGTTTCTGTTTGTGCTCGTGTGGGTGGCGGATACCGCCGCCTATTTCGCCGGTTCGCTTATGGGCAGAACCAAACTTGCCCCGCATATCAGCCCCGGCAAGACGGTGGAAGGTGTGGCGGGAGGCGTGCTGGGTGTCGTGTTGCTGGCCTGGCTTTGTGGGACAATGCTATGGCAATTCGAGGGAGCGTTGCTGGCAATGTGGACGGGATTGGCGGCCTTGACGGCGTTATTTTCGGTGGTCGGTGACCTGACGGAAAGCAAGCTCAAGCGTATTGCTGGCGTCAAGGACAGCGGCAAGCTGCTCCCGGGTCATGGCGGTGTGCTGGACCGTATAGATGCCCTGACTGCCGCGGCGCCGGTCTTCGCGCTCGGC